Part of the Tamandua tetradactyla isolate mTamTet1 chromosome 11, mTamTet1.pri, whole genome shotgun sequence genome, AGTATTGAAACTTAAGTGCTTATGCAGTTAttcattttaaacacatttttatttctcattttaagcattttaaggATAACCAAATAGTCCATAGAGATTAACTTCCTAAAGGTACACTGCTAGTAAGTTAAGGGAACATGATATGATCATtaaagttcattcattctttaatatACAAAAAGTTCTTTTTAGCAATGCTCATTTGGAACATACCAAGCTTATAGTTCTTTGAGCCACTGAACTTTGTGTTCCTCTTTCCCACAATTTTTAGAAAACTGACTACTTCATATGAACCTAAAAGTCATCTCCTCAGAGACAATTATTTTTGGCCATGCATTATGCATCTTATTCCCCCTTATTCCCAATCTTTAGCATGCTAAAAATTTGGCACGAATGCTCTTACTGCCTAAAATAATTTGTTTACTTATCACTCTTCAATAAGAATGAATTATAACAGGAACAGGAATCTTGCATATCTTGTTCACCTATACATTTCCaaaatttagaaaagtttgagaTAACATGTAATAAATACATCTGACATATCATTAGTTGTCCTTGATGTTTACAGGATAAGTAAATGAAGCCAATTACAAACTAGGCCTGTTTGTATATCAGTGAGTATTAATCACTCAACTCCATTAATACGGAGAACTTAAATTTCTGTTATAGTCCTAATCCTAGAGATACACCCTTGAATACTCATCACACACTTTGGTTTCTTGTAAGAAGCAAACTATATTGTTTGGAGTTACTTTTTTGTAGTAACTTTTAACTGTGATTTGAATGGTCAGGGATGGTATTTATTGGTTCTGAAAATTAATGGAATCTGAAATGAGCCACTGCAGTGAATAAAGCACATCAATGATATTTTACCTCtatatttatctattgtttcatTCTGATAGTGATACTAAGTGATTGATACACTTGTAGCTTACTTTTCTGAGATAATAAAAGCAGGAAGAGTTTATGCCCTTACTTCCCTTTTACATCACCCTTGCAGATGGTAGCAGTCACACCAGGATAATttgtagcaaaaataaaataaaatatgtgccTGAATCTAATATTTGGAAAGCTTAAGATAAAGTAGCTCGGTAAATTGTTGTACAAATGCATCAATAATTAGATTGTAAGGCCAATATGTAAGAACATTGTCCATGAAAATTATACAGGGGAGTCTTACTCTCCAAGACATATAAAAATGGGTAATCTCATGTATATTTAAAAGTTCATTCACATTCAGAGGCAAATACGACACATGAAAATGATGTTTGATGAAATGTCAAAGGGCACCTCTTGCTTACTAATTGTCTAGCTGATCTGggtttatattttaacatttctgggTCTCAAGTTTCTTTTCTGTCACAGGATATGTTGGAATAGGTTGTCTTTGTCTTAGAACTCTCAGTTGTACTTTCATCATGTTTATGCTCTCTGATTTTAAGTTATGCTTGCTATAATAACCTAGCAAAGAGGTAATTACCTAATTCTAATACCATATGCTATACTAGACTCTAAAACTATACATATTAGTAATGAAGGTTATCTACcaattttgcagataagaaactggaaaaagataAATTGTAACTATCTATAAGAAATATGGACGGAAACAATTATGCCTATATTATTTCTCTCTTGAACATTGTGCAAACTCTACATTGTTTCATAAGTGATTTGATATAGAATAAGAATAAGTGTTACTCAAatatttcagcaataaaaaattCTCTTCATGTTTTTGGTTTCTCCATAGGCAAAACAGGCTGGGCCTCTGATAAGGAAATGCCAAATTTCACAGATGTGACAGAATTTATTCTGCTGGGGTTGACTAGTCACCAGGAGCTACAGGTTCTCTTTTTTGTGGTGTTCCTACTAGTTTACATTGTCACTCTGTTAGGAAACGTTGGTATGATCATTTTGATCAATATTAGTCCCAGGCTTCAGAGCCCAATGTACTTTTTCTTgagtcatttttcatttgtagATATCTGGTTCTCATCTACTGTCACCCCCAAAATGCTGGAAAACTTATTATCAGAAGCAAAAACCATTTCTTATGTGGGCTGTTTGGTGCAATGTTACTTCTTCATTGCCCTCGGCCATGTGGAAATCTATATCTTGGCAGTGATGGCCTTTGATCGTTACATGGCCATCTGCCACCCTTTGCTTTATGGCAGCAAAATGTCTAAGACAGCCTGTATTCAACTCATCTCTGTGCCTTACGTCTATGGATTCTCTGTTAGTCTAATGTGCACACTGTGGACCTATGGCTTGTACTTCTGTGGGAATTTTGAAATCAACCACTTCTATTGTGCAGATCCTCCTCTCATCAAGATTGCTTGTGGTGGGGTCCACATCAAAGAATACACAATGATGATCATCGCTGGCATTAACCTCACATATTCCCTTTCTGTTGTCCTCATCTCCTACACCCTCATTGTAGTAGCTGTGCTGCATATGCGCTCTGCTGATGGGAGGAAGaaggccttctccacctgtgggTCTCACTTGACAACTGTTACCATATTTTATGGGACCCTCATATTCATGTATCTCAGGCGACCCACGGAGGAGTCAGTGGAGCAAGGGAAAATGGTAGCCGTGTTTTATACCACGGTGATTCCCATGCTGAACCCCATGATCTACAGTCTGAGGAACAAGGATGTGAAGGAAGCTATGAACAAAGTAATCACAAAACAtttctattgaaaaaaaattgagcaatTATGTCTTATATGTTTCACAGGTACTTTTTGGGCAACCTATTAATATCAAGGTATTGATATCAATAAAAGCTACACTGAAGAATTGTGtattgaaaaagagagagagatttaaattaggattaaaaatagTAGATTGACCCATTCCTGGTGTAGAGTCTCATTAATATAAATTCACTTTAATGTGCAATGGTGAGAATTGTATTGATCATCCACTCTAAAGGTTACTCTTAAAGCTTTGGCTAGGTATTGAAAATTCCCACAGTATGTCAAACCTCAACCAACATtattcctaaaaaccctaaagaaccCTGTGCTCTATCTAAGATTTCATAGAAGTTTTACAGACTGATCCTATGTCAGATAAGCTCTGAAAACCTGAGATACCAgagtctccaagaacatcaaacagtttcattcttctacccAATAAAGTTAGCACCTCTGCCCAGCACAAAGGAACTAAGTTGATCATTGCCCAGATACTGCTGAAGAGTGAGGGAATGatcaaagaagagaaggaagtgtgactgagaaattaggatttaacaaatgattatgactactgactcatccggcacatatttctttttagtttgtagtgcattagaatagccagaagagAAAACCTGAAATTGCAATCCAGTAGATTTGggctttgataatgattgtacactACATTTCTTTTGTCATAAAATCATGTAATTGTATAATCCTTGTGTGTGactctccctttatccaatgtatgggtaGACAAGTACAAAATAGAGACAtgcatgagaaaaataaaataaatagcaaagaaaaaccaaacaaacctgGTAACAGATGTTAGTCAACATGTGGGGAAACTGTAACTCATATACATTGGGAGAATGTAAAACAGTTCAGTCACAGTGGAAAATAATCTGGCAATTTCTGGCATAGCTAAATGTAGAGTTACATTCTGATCCAGGAACTCAATTCCTAGGTATTGAAGTTCTTCTACAAAATTGAACAtatttccaaacagaaacttGTATATGCatgaatgttcatggcagcaaGATTCATAATAGCTGCAAAGTGGAAACAgtacaaatatccatcaactgataaatggacaAAAACCAATTTTGGCACAGACATATAATGCAGTGATATTCATCATAAAAacgaatgaagtattgatacatgctataacatggatgagcTTTGAAACATTAAGTGAAAGAgttacaaaagaccacatatggTAAGAATCCATTTACATGAAGAGTCCAGAATAGAAGTAGTCAAAGAGATAGGAGATTTACATTGCTTAAGGCTTGGGGAGGAGAAGGTAATGACTGCTCATGACAAAGATTTTCTtgctgaggtgatgaaaatgttctaaaattttttgTAATGATGTCTGCACAAATCTGAAGAGATTAAAAGACATTAATTTGAACACTTTGAACAGGTAAATTATAAGATATGTGATTTATATCTACATAAAACTCTTATAAAAATAgattaatccatttctggtgatATAAGTAGTGAGGATTAATtaatatatacaattaaaataatctaCAATGGGAAAATTTAAACTGAATAAATACTGTTACAAATActattataataaaaagttaacaaaaaagatacctaataaaaaagaaatctaaacaCTTAGCTAAAATCAAAAGATAGTTTTTCCTGTTTAAAAATTCAGtgggtgaattttaaaaatagttattcaCTTCTCTATCTGGAGAATAATTTATGGTGCAGGAAATTAACaacatatttcattttgtttcatagCACAATTTTAAACTATTAGCCTTACTAATAGGGATGAAATTGtttaattctgttttcattgtGAAGAAGATCAGAACTCTTCAGAAATTTCACATTCAAAACATCAAAacatacatttcattatttttccatgtttgttgTCTCATAAGATAAACATCTTGGTAATTGTTTGTCTTTAAAGACTATAGTAATGACTGTATTTTAACTTTAGGGTGACAAATAGTTCACTTCTCACCTGCCTTAGCCAAACTAGCTTTGGCCTATAGCCTGATGGAGCAGTACATAGAATTAGATGTATGTGTCATTATAAAAGCATGGCTTCATGGATTCCACTTAACAGATTAAACTGATATTTATATGGAATATATTGCACCTCTGGGACAAAGATACAGTGCCTAATTTCtctggtttatttttata contains:
- the LOC143649311 gene encoding olfactory receptor 5M9; its protein translation is MPNFTDVTEFILLGLTSHQELQVLFFVVFLLVYIVTLLGNVGMIILINISPRLQSPMYFFLSHFSFVDIWFSSTVTPKMLENLLSEAKTISYVGCLVQCYFFIALGHVEIYILAVMAFDRYMAICHPLLYGSKMSKTACIQLISVPYVYGFSVSLMCTLWTYGLYFCGNFEINHFYCADPPLIKIACGGVHIKEYTMMIIAGINLTYSLSVVLISYTLIVVAVLHMRSADGRKKAFSTCGSHLTTVTIFYGTLIFMYLRRPTEESVEQGKMVAVFYTTVIPMLNPMIYSLRNKDVKEAMNKVITKHFY